One region of Solanum pennellii chromosome 6, SPENNV200 genomic DNA includes:
- the LOC107021266 gene encoding uncharacterized protein LOC107021266, which translates to MAEALFELEEILISRKEALTSEEAKLLNSWKQNAVRDFGIGATGASIATWLVTRRLNNLVRMNLTAGVGFYYGIRRFAKCVDSEIEHILSQHGTRLQTGLAEIMLKKYQHDPHVLQRVSKHFFCENVYNDDSTDQPKPRWRFRNSFEEDVASPHMTYDDAFYNKKINSVKTDLRKTNLQRRKINMSAAADVLEAIEDPFDCIFGSSASVQDIHHPDAFSSLPRRRNYNQKRSQRRHRMRHKENMDV; encoded by the exons ATGGCGGAAGCTCTCTTCGAGCTGGAAGAAATTCTCATCTCCAGAAAG GAAGCTCTGACGAGTGAAGAAGCTAAACTACTTAATTCATGGAAGCAAAATGCTGTAAGAGATTTTGGCATTGGTGCTACCGGTGCTTCCATTGCCACTTGGTTAG TAACCAGAAGGCTGAATAACCTAGTTCGTATGAACCTGACAGCAG GTGTTGGTTTCTATTATGGCATTAGGAGATTTGCCAAGTGTGTGGATTCAGAAATTGAACATATTCTCTCTCAGCATGGGACTCGTTTGCAAACTGGGTTGGCAGAAAT AATGTTGAAGAAGTATCAGCATGATCCGCACGTATTGCAACGTGTCTCCAAACATTTTTTCTGTGAGAATGTTTATAACGACGACTCGACAGACCAGCCAAAACCAAGGTGGCGCTTTCGGAACTCCTTTGAGGAAGATGTTGCTTCTCCTCATATGACATATGATGATGCCTTTTacaataagaaaatcaattcgGTGAAAACTGATCTGAGGAAGACCAATCTACAGCGCAGGAAAATTAAT ATGAGTGCAGCAGCTGATGTTCTGGAGGCAATTGAAGACCCATTTGACTGCATATTTGGCTCTTCAGCAAGTGTCCAAGATATTCATCATCCTGACGCATTTAGCTCACTGCCTAGAAGGCGTAACTATAACCAGAAAAGGTCTCAGCGTAGGCATAGGATGCGTCACAAGGAGAACATGGATGTTTGA
- the LOC107022618 gene encoding uncharacterized protein LOC107022618, giving the protein MQLSIFRSGVNRIPNCPIGILNLINICLLLIVSTPTIQGMRMHPLSLNPKIGRIDSNFSQQQQHIPNSAMKKLRRLPHVFNYFLELPFRSDADVAVEEKEGFFRFVAKIELEGAWNGQVRAQVVEIHPGVTKIVVRKGNGDGDDDEKLNVDTWRYRLPASTMPELATAVFVDGELVVTVPRDDHGHGEFDNRSRGVWRDVDQLVLVQ; this is encoded by the coding sequence atgCAATTATCAATCTTCCGATCAGGGGTTAATAGAATCCCAAATTGTCCTATTGGAATTTTGAATCTTATCAACATCtgtcttcttcttattgttTCAACCCCAACAATTCAGGGTATGAGAATGCATCCTCTCTCCTTGAATCCAAAAATTGGACGAATTGATTCTAATTTTTCACAACAGCAACAACACATTCCTAATTCCGCAATGAAGAAACTCCGGAGACTTCCTCACGTATTTAACTACTTTCTGGAATTGCCGTTCCGTTCTGATGCAGATGTGGCGGTCGAAGAGAAGGAAGGATTCTTCCGTTTCGTGGCGAAAATCGAACTAGAAGGAGCTTGGAATGGACAAGTGAGAGCACAGGTAGTAGAGATTCATCCTGGGGTAACGAAGATCGTTGTGAGAAAGGGAAATGGAGACGGTGATGACGATGAAAAATTGAATGTGGATACATGGAGGTACAGGTTGCCTGCTTCGACTATGCCGGAGCTGGCCACAGCGGTATTTGTGGACGGTGAGCTTGTAGTGACGGTGCCCAGGGATGACCATGGCCATGGAGAGTTCGATAATAGATCTAGAGGTGTTTGGAGAGACGTTGACCAACTTGTTCTTGTACAGTAG